From one Methanolobus chelungpuianus genomic stretch:
- a CDS encoding archaeosortase/exosortase family protein → MNISRRLTVLIILSFIALTYFENAALSELTNLYVATLLAYIIGIVPATSGNILFLKMDEYIVPILISFECTGLMFISIFLLTMFVLPDIRLKHRLLSLLLLPLIYLANIARIIIGISLGTYTEDIHLMTLFHDTVGQVILVIFTIVTLLLFLSTFGYIKLKRGL, encoded by the coding sequence ATGAACATATCCAGAAGGCTCACAGTCCTGATAATACTCAGTTTTATCGCTCTTACGTACTTTGAAAATGCTGCCCTGTCCGAATTAACTAACCTATACGTAGCAACTTTGCTAGCTTACATTATAGGAATAGTCCCAGCCACTTCAGGAAACATATTATTCCTGAAAATGGATGAATATATAGTCCCAATTCTTATATCCTTTGAATGTACAGGCCTCATGTTCATTTCAATTTTTTTATTGACAATGTTCGTACTGCCGGATATCAGATTAAAACACAGGCTTTTGTCCCTTCTGCTATTACCACTGATCTATCTTGCAAATATTGCAAGGATCATCATAGGAATCAGCTTAGGGACCTACACAGAAGACATACATCTGATGACCTTATTTCACGATACTGTGGGGCAGGTGATCCTGGTGATCTTCACAATAGTGACACTACTCTTGTTCCTTAGCACTTTTGGATACATTAAGTTAAAGAGGGGTTTGTAA
- a CDS encoding DUF5661 family protein, giving the protein MKLAMKICCSLIALVMASPTISFASEYEDWKTSNSVTAEDAFKIGEKLGITWEPTGDGNYIAIDKGFDLEQFTEGMNVELEHGKRYKVTSVTYDNQLKTGKVALAHLNEFPDYYTRLEAMEVEAHEEWEAGNLQLPVVTDPAMDTVKTFTTEEAQAIGEQLGITWDKFDVEQFRAGMDIELEHGSVDKVTDVTHNDPLLTGKIALGHLVEFPDYYTRLYEMEEEAEA; this is encoded by the coding sequence ATGAAGTTAGCAATGAAGATATGCTGTTCATTAATAGCTCTGGTAATGGCATCACCCACTATTTCTTTTGCTAGTGAGTACGAAGACTGGAAGACATCTAACAGCGTCACTGCCGAAGACGCTTTTAAGATTGGTGAAAAGCTTGGCATAACATGGGAACCCACGGGGGACGGGAACTATATAGCGATTGACAAAGGATTTGATCTCGAACAGTTCACAGAGGGCATGAATGTCGAACTGGAGCATGGAAAGCGATATAAGGTTACTAGCGTGACCTATGACAATCAACTCAAGACCGGCAAGGTTGCTCTCGCCCATCTGAATGAGTTCCCGGATTATTATACAAGGCTTGAAGCGATGGAAGTGGAAGCACACGAAGAATGGGAAGCCGGGAACCTGCAACTACCTGTCGTGACCGACCCCGCCATGGATACTGTGAAGACGTTCACCACTGAAGAAGCACAGGCAATAGGCGAACAACTGGGTATCACATGGGACAAGTTTGATGTCGAGCAGTTCAGGGCAGGGATGGATATAGAACTTGAACACGGCAGCGTGGATAAAGTAACCGATGTCACACATAATGATCCACTGCTGACTGGTAAAATAGCTCTGGGTCACCTGGTTGAATTCCCGGACTACTACACCAGACTTTACGAAATGGAGGAAGAGGCCGAAGCTTAA
- the cas1 gene encoding CRISPR-associated endonuclease Cas1, translated as MENLTSVDPELINKFLVMLNYGYALLEAECMRAINAVGMDVHVGFLHEMATGKNSLAYDFQEPFRFLVDLAVINLIETDRMEKKDFIRTDNYALRVRPSGAKKLTEEFQTWMNKSVTYQDKSMMWSYVLLLKTRELAQFLNGKTKKIDFATPSYTIERQDTDEIRKKILAISYTEWKDMGFSKGTLHYMKQNAKGDKPFTMNKHVRERLEMWEES; from the coding sequence GTGGAAAATCTAACTTCTGTTGATCCAGAGTTAATCAATAAATTCCTTGTCATGTTGAATTATGGCTATGCACTCCTTGAAGCTGAGTGTATGAGAGCCATTAATGCTGTTGGAATGGATGTTCATGTAGGCTTTTTGCATGAGATGGCAACAGGTAAGAACAGTTTAGCCTATGATTTCCAAGAGCCTTTCAGATTCCTTGTTGATCTGGCAGTAATCAATCTTATTGAAACAGATAGGATGGAGAAGAAGGACTTCATCAGGACTGATAATTATGCACTCAGGGTTAGACCAAGTGGTGCTAAGAAACTTACAGAAGAGTTCCAGACTTGGATGAATAAAAGTGTAACTTATCAAGACAAATCAATGATGTGGAGCTATGTTCTTTTACTCAAAACAAGAGAGCTGGCTCAGTTCCTCAATGGCAAAACGAAGAAGATTGATTTTGCGACTCCTTCATATACTATTGAAAGGCAGGATACTGATGAGATCAGGAAGAAGATTCTTGCTATCAGCTATACAGAATGGAAAGATATGGGATTCTCAAAGGGTACTCTCCATTACATGAAGCAAAATGCAAAAGGGGATAAACCGTTTACAATGAACAAGCATGTAAGGGAAAGATTGGAAATGTGGGAAGAAAGCTGA